The following nucleotide sequence is from Perca flavescens isolate YP-PL-M2 chromosome 20, PFLA_1.0, whole genome shotgun sequence.
GTTTGCTGCGTAACTTACATGCGTGACGTTAGATAACAAACTACTTACCTACGTACTGTAACTTACGTAGGTATGTGATGGTAATTCAAATAAGTTCATGTTAACTTTTGGACTCACATGGGAAATGAACGGCGGtcttctgggtgaaagtcctgtgttttgtttgccacatccatccatcccgacctattatatcgaaagtgtcGCGATAAGCacgcaatattttgtttattttgtggagcgctgcgtcccgtctGTTGGCTGTGTGGCCTAGaggtgtttgatttagagcccacttgaaacgctataatgatccTGTTTCATTAGCCAGTTACCGGGCCACTTTCACATTTTAGcgcacgtcagcgcacgggtccactacgtgacaaacgtgtgcatatttcgacagagtgacagtgtaagtgaagaaatactGTAGATAGAGACAACTaaacggaacgaatcagagaagcGAAAAAAAGTTATGTCTCGTTTTCTTTTACTGTACAACTAGTAAAACATGTCTTGTTCTGTACatggtgtgtatgtatgtatatacagtacaggccaaaagtttggacacaccttctcattcaatgagtttcctttttattttcatgactatttacattgtagattctcactgaaggcatcaaaactatgaatgaacacatatggaattatgtacttaacaaaaaagtgtgaaataactgaaaacatgtcttttagattcctcaaagtagccaccctttgcttttttattaataagggaaaaaattccattaattaaccctgacaaagcacacctgtgaagtgaaaaccatttcaggtgactgcctcatgaagctcattgagagaacaccaagggtttgcagagttatcaaaaaaatatatatatatatatatatatatatatatatatatatacatacatacatactggtacaacatgaataaataaataacgaccatgttatatatatatatatatatatatatatatatatataacatggtCGTTATACCATGTTAaccatgttatatatatatatatatatatatatatatatatatatatatatatatatatatataacataatggtcgttatttatttattcatgttgtaccagtatgtatatatatatatatatatatatatatatatatatatatatatatatatatatatatatatatatatatatatatataatatataacatatttttatttattcatgttgtaccagtccaatatgactgtcAGTTGAAATTAACCTTGTGTTTTAAGATtgtgttatgaatctattttgatgcattttcccataacttttgtaattttatatatgtttaaaaatatcgaaattaatattgatattgcaatattcataatcgatatcgcaatatcacattttgtcaatatcacATAACCCTTCTTGTGCGTCAGCATCAGATGCTGAGGGCCACTGAAAAAGCTGCTGTATTGGAAGTGGAGTTAGGAGTGACAACgggttgcacacacacacacacacacacacacacacacacacacacacacacacacacacacacacacacacacacacacacacacacacacacgttagtttgcatacatacagtactttaAGTCTGCAGTTTGTGTTTGAGGTTGGTCAGTTGCTCCATGTCGACGCTGCCGCCACCGCACACGATCACCAGCAGGGGGCCCAAGGGAGTCGGCAGCAtacctaaaaaaagaaatttaaaaaaagagtagTGCAACAACACTGATCATCTTTTGCAGAGGTTTCCCCTCATTAGAAATTAATCACTATATAGATTATATTTCATCACAATAATCAGGGACCAAACTTAGCACcatctaccagccaaatgctaGTAAAATATATGCAAGTggcataaaacaaaaaacaatggtaatctattgagtggctggcaacatttgaacattcactagccatttggctggtggaaaaaaaaaaagttaattttggacCCTGATAATAATTATTGTTGTTGAACATATTCTACCAAGATGGCCGTAGTCTGAAAAGGTCCTATGATGTATGCATGCATAAGAAAAAGAACCACGAGAAAATAAAGACCATTAAAAGTGGCCACAAGACATCATTGTtgtatcaacacacacacacacacacacacacacacacacacacacacacacacacacacacacacacacacacacacacggtagtAAAAGAATGTACGAAGTGCATTGACAGAAAAAGCAAAACCAGTATACTCAGAAGAAAATATAACAGGAAGCCAAGCAGTGAGGCCAAACAAAAGCATGACCAgattaattataaataaaagaCGATAAgagcaataaataaaaattaaaaataaaagacgAGTATTACCTTCATCCTGTAATCTGCGTATAAGTCCGCTGTAGACAGCCGCTAGTGCTGCTCCACACGCCATCTCCACCAGCACACGCTCCTCATCTACAAgatcacacatgcacgcacaacacacacacacacacacacacactaagtaaAATGAAGGCAAAGCCAACATGACGCCCAAGTTCATTGTAGAGGCTTATGTTACCAATTCAAATCAAAAGTTAACGATTGTTCCTTTTCTTAGATATATGGGCTGTTTACAAGTCATTATTAGCCAaaagaacattaaaatacacacacacacaaacacacacacacacacacacacacacacacacacacacacacacacacacactaacccaGGAATGTTTCGACAGCATGCAGAGCCTGCTGGTCAGTCACAAGTTCAGAAATGATTGTAAGCTCGTCGCATTGGCTGTATTCAAAAGCTTTCTTGCAAACCGTCTTTGCTCCGAGACATTTTGCCTCGCTGTGGAAAGACAGATGAGGATGAAGTTAGTTTAGTtgcattccaaaaaaaaaaaaaaatttactgcAGAAAAGATTTGAACTCCCTTAAACCTCTAACCTGGTGATGTCATCCAGGGTGACCAACCTCCCCGCCTTAACTGCAGCGTTGAAACAGTGGGCCCCTACTGTCTCCATTGCAACGATGGGTACATCTGTCCAGCCTACATCCTTCAGGCCCTGGATGACACCACAGAGGAGCCCTCCTCCGCCCACAGACAGCAGCACAGCTCCAGGCTTCACGCCGGGGCCCAGAGAGGCGGCGACCTCAGCGATCATACTGCCGTGGCCCTGCCTGGGTGTGTGGTGGGAGCAGGGGAAAGCGTTGACTGGAATTCACGTGATATTGCAGAGTTTTATAGTTCATTCATTAACAAACTTTTGAGTTTCTACCAGAGCAGGGGGTGATCGAACGGAGGAACGAAGGTGAGTCCTTCAGTCTCTGCCAGTCTGAGGGCCTCTGCATTGGCATCATCCCAAACCTAAGAAGAAGATTTTACTTACTTCttctaaatatttgtttttgttcttaaGAGTAAACACAATTGCCAATTTCctgtttaaagtgatggttcggagtaatttcaccctagggtcctttgcaccatgacctcgggCCAAACACcaccccagaagctttttttcacccgggtctaacattgggagagttagcgtagagcagagagcagaagctaACAGGCAAGTgtaatttacataaacttctggtgtacttaaaaactttccaatccatcgttttatgagtgcataacatatttgtactactgtagaagtttggtatcatttcgggcattattagtggggtcatttacgagatacaaacgtgggtccattagcccctgcgctaagctattcagctgataacgctactctacgctaactctcccaatgttcgacccagctgaaaaaagcttctggggggtgtttggctcgaggtcatggtgcaaaggaccctagggtgaaattactccgaaccatcactttaagtacaaatttgaggtacttgtactttacttgagtcttttcatgccactttctactccactacatttcagagagaaatattgtactttttactccactgcattcatctgacagctttagttactagttactttacgtGTTACGTGATTttccacacaaaacacatgtttataaaatatgatgttttattgtaaattaaactaCTGAATAATATAACggactacaagtccagctgagatgatgagccGATTAAACACATAGtcgattgacagaactgttttgatccttgattgaggatttttctgcattgagtacttttaatactaAAAGGTACAAGTTCCTAataatacttacatacttttacgtaagtaacattttcaatgcaggacttgtaacagagtattttttacagtgtgatattagtgcttttacttacagtaagtaAAAGGATCTgcatacttcttccaccactgccaatGACTTTGCCACAAAGATcacttatatatacatatacttaATATTGTGCTCTACCTTTCCTGTGATCTTGACAGTAGCACCCTGATCCTGGAGTCTCTGAACAACCAGCTGAGGAGACGAGGAGGGAACTACGATGGTGGCCGGTACACCCATTTTTCTGGCTACGTAGGCTGCAGCCATGCCTGCATTACCACCTATAAAAATGCCTGTATGTTACGTTACAGTCTCCAAATTGATAATGCATTGTGCTTACTAGAATGCTGTGTCACAGCAGAAATGTCACCTGAAGCGCAGACAACCCCTTTGGACTGTCTGACCATCTGCAGAAGgaattaaatgaaatgtaaaaggGCAAGTTAGTGTTTTTCTTTACCAAACAAATGTCGTATGCTTAGCTGAGATCTACAGTACACCACGATCAGTCAACATTGGCCTTTAATTCAAATGACACATCAGATCAGTCAGTGTGAGATATGATGGAGGTGGAGTTGGAGGGCTCTTACGTGCTGGCAGAGGTGTCCGATGCCACGGATCTTGAAGGAGCCGGAGGGCTGTGAATTCTCCATCTTCAGATACACAGCGGTTCCCACGAGTTTGGACATGCCAACACTCTCCAGCA
It contains:
- the sdsl gene encoding serine dehydratase-like produces the protein MANHFHLNTPLLESVGMSKLVGTAVYLKMENSQPSGSFKIRGIGHLCQHMVRQSKGVVCASGGNAGMAAAYVARKMGVPATIVVPSSSPQLVVQRLQDQGATVKITGKVWDDANAEALRLAETEGLTFVPPFDHPLLWQGHGSMIAEVAASLGPGVKPGAVLLSVGGGGLLCGVIQGLKDVGWTDVPIVAMETVGAHCFNAAVKAGRLVTLDDITSEAKCLGAKTVCKKAFEYSQCDELTIISELVTDQQALHAVETFLDEERVLVEMACGAALAAVYSGLIRRLQDEGMLPTPLGPLLVIVCGGGSVDMEQLTNLKHKLQT